One genomic region from Cardiocondyla obscurior isolate alpha-2009 linkage group LG01, Cobs3.1, whole genome shotgun sequence encodes:
- the LOC139101304 gene encoding facilitated trehalose transporter Tret1-like, which translates to MAKLFGALLRLWPQWFATLIVSLLSISIGLAIGWTSPYLAQLTGEDPPFRVTDEEGSWIASLLPLGRLLGAIVGSLTLEYIGSKTSVLLTGLPMIVSWICIICAVSPIWLYVSRIFSGISMGMIFSCYPLYIGEISAPSIRGALVCLIINGLPIGTLIGNIMGPNMPMMYFGIISLIITLCYMGIFPFLPHSPYYYVRHNETKRAEQAVRWYYRKPDVKHELEAVERFVRSTYALSMRERLKQIKEPKNRKLFIMIILLFMFMQLSGLNTIVFYMEIIIRKGMVTSITPSTVVVIVSATSIFIGWIGAFAIDRCGRRILLAISSFGVMVGMILLGLHFFLLDYGYDPKDLEWLVILSLVMFTLMCFGLTPVPSTMLSEIFPSDLKSIAGFIGSSTSAVFAFVASRTYQPLVDLISEKYVFWIYAAVIMISLVYSLTVVPETKGKTLQEIQDMVTRRNAAKKSQQEAYVETANTQK; encoded by the exons ATGGCAAAATTATTCGGAGCTTTACTTCGACTGTGGCCGCAGTGGTTCGCAACTTTGATAg TGAGTTTATTAAGCATCAGTATTGGCCTCGCAATTGGTTGGACGTCGCCTTACTTAGCGCAGCTGACCGGCGAGGATCCGCCGTTTCGCGTAACGGACGAAGAAGGGTCCTGGATAGCCTCTCTATTGCCTCTCGGACGCCTCTTAGGCGCCATCGTCGGATCTCTCACTTTAGAATACATTGGCAGCAAAACGTCCGTTCTGTTAACGGGATTACCGATGATTGTCAGTTGGATTTGCATAATATGCGCCGTTTCCCCCATATGGTTGTATGTCTCGAGAATATTTTCAG GTATATCAATGGGAATGATATTTTCCTGTTATCCGCTTTATATTGGTGAAATTTCGGCGCCATCGATCCGCGGCGCCTTGGTGTGTCTGATTATCAACGGGCTGCCTATAGGCACACTCATCGGTAATATAATGGGTCCTAATATGCCAATGATGTATTTTGGTATCATTAGCTTGATAATAACACTATGCTATATGGGTATTTTTCCGTTCTTGCCGCATTCGCCGTATTATTACGTACGACATAATGAGACTAAAAG aGCGGAACAAGCTGTTCGATGGTATTATCGCAAACCCGATGTAAAACACGAATTAGAAGCCGTGGAACGTTTCGTGAGGTCAACATACGCGCTGAGTATGAGAGAACGGCTGAAGCAGATAAAAGAGCCGAAAAATCGTAAATTGTTCATTATGATAATACTGCTGTTCATGTTTATGCAGCTCAGTGGATTAAACACTATCGTCTTTTACATGGAGATTATCATAAGAAAGGGAATGGTCACGTCGATCACACCTTCGACCGTGGTAGTAATCGTGAGCGCGACCA GTATATTTATCGGTTGGATCGGCGCGTTCGCCATCGATCGCTGCGGTCGCAGAATTTTACTCGCGATCTCATCCTTCGGCGTGATGGTCGGCATGATATTGCTAGGTTTGCATTTCTTCCTACTCGACTACGGCTACGATCCCAAGGATCTCGAATGGCTGGTGATTTTGTCGCTAGTGATGTTCACGCTAATGTGCTTCGGACTCACGCCGGTGCCCAGCACGATGCTGAGCGAAATATTTCCGTCCGATTTGAAAAGCATAGCTGGATTTATCGGGAGTAGCACGTCGGCGGTATTCGCTTTCGTCGCCTCAAGAACGTATCAACCGCTGGTGGATCTCATTAGCGAGAAGTACGTTTTCTGGATTTACGCGGCGGTCATAATGATCAGCCTAGTGTACTCGCTGACTGTGGTGCCAGAGACGAAAGGGAAAACACTGCAG GAAATTCAAGACATGGTGACCAGGAGAAACGCCGCTAAAAAATCGCAGCAAGAGGCATACGTTGAAACCGCAAATActcaaaaataa